A region of Armatimonadota bacterium DNA encodes the following proteins:
- a CDS encoding MerR family transcriptional regulator, translating to MERLYTIGEVASQLGVTTHMLRYYERAGLLHAVQRTAGNARRYPSAAIDLIRLLRKLRETGMPIARMREYVDLIADGPATIEARQELLRAHRDSLCSQIDALEHCKALVDAKLDVYHAGCSMEDTGHPAVRKLTQLLQGTKP from the coding sequence ATGGAGCGGCTCTACACGATTGGCGAAGTTGCCTCGCAACTCGGGGTGACCACCCACATGCTCCGGTATTACGAGCGGGCAGGTTTGCTCCATGCGGTGCAACGCACGGCCGGCAATGCACGCCGGTACCCGTCAGCCGCCATCGATCTGATCCGGCTGCTGCGCAAACTGCGCGAAACCGGGATGCCGATTGCACGGATGCGGGAGTATGTTGACCTGATCGCCGACGGCCCCGCCACCATCGAGGCCAGGCAAGAACTGCTGCGCGCACACCGCGACAGCCTATGCAGCCAAATTGACGCATTGGAACATTGCAAAGCCTTGGTCGACGCCAAACTGGACGTTTACCACGCGGGCTGCTCGATGGAAGATACCGGGCACCCCGCCGTGCGCAAGCTGACCCAACTCCTCCAAGGCACCAAACCATGA
- a CDS encoding tRNA methyltransferase: MRRKYAARPQIAFLAQDWEDGYNVGGLFRLADACGATQITLTGKSPQPEANPMVAVTSMGQHRRIPWRHFARHDDAIAAMKSEGWSLVAVEIAEGAVDVNGFRFPEKTCLVLGNEGGGIYGQVIEQCDFAVFIPMFGKGRSLNVASAAAVVAYAAVFGSSAG; this comes from the coding sequence ATGAGGCGTAAATATGCCGCCCGGCCCCAAATCGCCTTCTTGGCCCAAGATTGGGAGGACGGATACAACGTCGGTGGCCTATTCCGATTGGCCGATGCCTGCGGGGCAACCCAAATCACCCTCACCGGAAAGTCGCCGCAGCCTGAGGCCAATCCCATGGTCGCCGTGACAAGCATGGGACAGCACCGGCGCATTCCGTGGCGGCACTTTGCCCGGCACGACGATGCCATCGCCGCGATGAAATCCGAAGGGTGGAGCTTGGTCGCTGTGGAAATCGCCGAAGGCGCCGTCGATGTCAACGGATTCCGATTCCCCGAAAAAACCTGCCTTGTCCTGGGCAACGAAGGCGGCGGAATCTACGGCCAAGTCATCGAGCAATGTGATTTTGCCGTCTTCATCCCCATGTTCGGTAAAGGGAGGAGCCTCAACGTGGCATCGGCGGCGGCTGTCGTCGCCTACGCGGCCGTGTTCGGGTCATCCGCCGGCTAG
- a CDS encoding VWA domain-containing protein — protein MFGSDGEPAANVGKLKEIRVQLGPPNGVSLGVRRFGWILTVGLAVAGSSLLLAGCGAASAVEQQVRHETFAPQKPTVQGVVVHVYLDRSGSAKPLREDISKQVLELLDTFPDGLETTLYWYSQECIKIGSTVSSLPNLTPFMKDYVKDDSGDDKGTKGTYLATAFRDLETQATRDSGKQVIGVFVSDGGFEDDQSVLAKETEVLRDMPNVTMLVFVGLDADGTQKLTVLDNVVRDKFIGGNAGDAQKQFFDVTLKNGGTKLEQAKEAIAGQIAANKQN, from the coding sequence ATGTTTGGAAGCGACGGGGAACCGGCGGCAAATGTCGGAAAATTGAAAGAGATACGGGTGCAACTCGGGCCCCCTAATGGCGTATCTTTGGGTGTGCGCCGATTCGGATGGATTTTGACGGTGGGACTGGCAGTTGCCGGTTCGAGTTTGCTGCTTGCCGGCTGTGGGGCCGCCTCTGCCGTTGAGCAGCAAGTGCGCCACGAGACGTTTGCCCCCCAAAAGCCGACCGTGCAGGGGGTGGTCGTGCATGTGTACCTGGATCGCTCGGGTTCGGCCAAGCCGCTTCGCGAGGACATCAGCAAGCAGGTGTTGGAGTTGCTGGACACCTTCCCCGACGGGTTGGAAACAACGCTTTATTGGTACTCCCAAGAGTGCATCAAGATCGGTTCGACGGTGAGCAGCCTGCCCAATCTGACCCCGTTCATGAAGGACTACGTCAAGGACGATTCTGGCGATGACAAGGGGACGAAGGGCACCTATTTGGCAACGGCTTTCCGGGATTTGGAAACCCAGGCGACCCGCGACAGCGGGAAGCAAGTGATTGGCGTGTTCGTCTCCGATGGCGGGTTTGAAGACGATCAGAGCGTGCTGGCCAAAGAGACCGAAGTGTTGCGGGATATGCCAAACGTCACGATGTTGGTCTTTGTGGGATTGGACGCCGACGGAACGCAAAAACTAACGGTATTGGATAACGTTGTCCGCGACAAATTCATCGGTGGCAACGCCGGTGACGCCCAAAAACAGTTCTTTGACGTGACGCTTAAGAACGGCGGCACGAAACTTGAACAGGCAAAAGAAGCGATCGCCGGCCAAATAGCGGCCAACAAGCAGAACTAG
- the mazG gene encoding nucleoside triphosphate pyrophosphohydrolase, whose product MPESAEALLSRFGLAGPYQVHYAPLVLAIDQRAHQVFYGFGPELPDRLRQIYGQEFPVGDPLVVPAQDQFHAGGLPGLVQVVDRLLGPGGCPWDIEQTHTSLKKYLLEESYELFEAIDSNDLGAMREELGDVLLQPLMHAQIRRRDGDWGIDEVARGITDKLIRRHPHVFGGESAADSEAVLKNWDAVKRAEKEDPTRSILAGIPHSMPALMLAMEVSKRAARAGFEWPDIDGVWEKFREEESELREALASGSREDQASELGDLLFTVVNLARWAKIDPEEALRQMVARFRLRFQSMESLAGKALTELSADEWDQLWNEAKAAAASDQTLAGG is encoded by the coding sequence ATGCCGGAATCCGCTGAAGCGTTGCTGTCCCGGTTCGGTCTGGCCGGCCCGTACCAAGTGCACTATGCGCCTCTTGTGCTAGCCATCGACCAGAGGGCGCACCAGGTGTTCTATGGGTTCGGGCCCGAACTGCCAGATCGTCTCCGGCAGATTTACGGTCAGGAGTTCCCCGTCGGCGACCCCCTCGTCGTCCCGGCGCAAGACCAGTTCCATGCCGGCGGTTTGCCCGGATTGGTGCAGGTCGTAGACCGGCTTCTGGGCCCCGGCGGTTGCCCGTGGGACATCGAACAAACCCACACCAGCCTGAAGAAATACTTGTTGGAAGAATCTTACGAACTGTTTGAGGCCATCGATTCCAACGACCTGGGGGCGATGCGCGAAGAATTGGGCGACGTGTTGCTCCAACCCCTCATGCACGCCCAAATCAGGCGGCGGGACGGCGATTGGGGGATTGATGAGGTGGCCCGCGGGATCACCGACAAGTTGATTCGGCGCCACCCGCACGTTTTTGGCGGGGAGTCGGCGGCCGATTCGGAAGCCGTGCTTAAAAACTGGGATGCCGTCAAACGGGCAGAAAAAGAGGATCCAACTCGTTCGATCTTGGCCGGGATTCCCCATTCCATGCCGGCCTTGATGCTAGCCATGGAGGTGAGCAAGCGGGCGGCGCGGGCGGGGTTCGAATGGCCGGACATCGACGGAGTTTGGGAAAAATTCCGTGAAGAAGAGTCGGAACTGCGCGAGGCTTTGGCCTCGGGCTCCCGGGAAGATCAGGCATCAGAACTCGGCGACTTGCTGTTCACGGTTGTGAATCTGGCCCGGTGGGCGAAAATAGACCCCGAGGAAGCCTTGAGGCAAATGGTGGCTCGGTTCCGGTTGAGATTCCAATCGATGGAGTCATTGGCAGGCAAAGCGCTTACTGAGCTTTCTGCCGATGAATGGGACCAATTGTGGAACGAGGCGAAAGCAGCGGCCGCCAGCGACCAAACCCTAGCCGGCGGATGA
- a CDS encoding VWA domain-containing protein, protein MVPNPWLVRGGLLLGVSLAVVGALAVVNAGAGPTAYAQTGREGVLMPEVKPVPVVEKPKPLVKKEERPEEFERVIRFRVPDSEVDPLSFVSLTKDVGVHVKNVKPITETTRDQRGKSIMLLMDNSYSMVQPSPPSPWNSDWLPAADKDYRRIEAVKALLEVLTPEDRVGLATFPRLNPQPGYRIPRVEPPEVLQGFSKPIDILPKLDMLRGNENSGTPLYRVVSMSIDWMAGETDRPKIAVLLTDGRDTGSDAGMPPDLAQRVKDSGITLISIALGPAPDLDALKSFSTDVILVADSQQLVPTFRRLAENLKTSTVGYDVEIEITRPGRAFEDDENVTVGYRSAKSPKRMTVRVGGELPAPASDESATRTAKPDQTKKTGSDTGNPSAPTTKI, encoded by the coding sequence ATGGTCCCCAACCCCTGGCTCGTGCGTGGCGGACTCCTGTTGGGAGTCTCCTTGGCCGTCGTCGGGGCCCTTGCGGTCGTGAATGCCGGGGCTGGCCCAACCGCCTATGCCCAAACCGGTCGCGAAGGTGTTTTGATGCCGGAAGTCAAGCCGGTGCCCGTGGTTGAAAAACCCAAACCGCTGGTCAAGAAAGAAGAACGGCCCGAAGAGTTTGAACGGGTCATCCGGTTCCGGGTGCCCGATAGCGAAGTGGACCCGTTGAGCTTTGTTAGCTTGACCAAAGATGTTGGCGTCCACGTCAAGAACGTTAAGCCGATTACCGAAACAACCCGCGACCAGCGCGGAAAGTCGATCATGCTGCTTATGGACAACAGTTACAGCATGGTTCAGCCTTCCCCGCCAAGCCCGTGGAACAGCGACTGGCTCCCGGCCGCCGACAAGGATTACCGGCGGATCGAAGCGGTTAAAGCCCTGCTCGAAGTTCTGACCCCGGAAGACCGGGTGGGCCTCGCGACGTTCCCCCGGCTCAACCCGCAACCCGGTTACCGCATCCCCCGCGTGGAACCGCCGGAAGTGTTGCAAGGTTTTTCCAAACCGATCGACATCTTGCCAAAGCTCGATATGCTCCGGGGCAACGAGAACTCGGGAACCCCGCTCTACCGCGTCGTTTCCATGTCGATCGACTGGATGGCGGGCGAGACGGACCGCCCCAAAATTGCCGTCTTGCTCACCGATGGGCGGGATACGGGCTCTGATGCCGGGATGCCGCCCGACCTGGCCCAAAGGGTGAAAGACAGCGGGATCACGCTCATCTCCATTGCTTTGGGGCCGGCTCCCGACCTCGATGCGCTGAAATCGTTTTCGACAGATGTGATCCTGGTTGCTGACAGCCAACAACTCGTGCCCACCTTCCGCCGCTTGGCGGAAAACCTCAAAACTTCGACGGTTGGTTACGACGTCGAGATCGAGATCACCCGACCTGGCCGGGCCTTTGAAGACGACGAAAATGTGACGGTCGGTTACCGGAGCGCCAAGTCTCCCAAGAGGATGACTGTCCGGGTCGGCGGCGAGCTGCCTGCCCCTGCTTCCGACGAATCTGCCACTCGAACCGCAAAGCCGGACCAAACCAAAAAAACTGGTTCCGATACTGGCAACCCGTCGGCCCCAACCACCAAGATATGA